The following DNA comes from Halostagnicola kamekurae.
GAGGTACGGCGACGGCGATCCGGAGAGAAGTTCGTAGGTGTATCCGCCCAGCAGGTGAAAGAAGTACTCGAAGAACGCGATGTCCCGTTCGTATCCGGCGACGGTGGCGACTGGCCAAAAGGCGATTTCGGGAACGAAGTACCCGCCGCGGACGACCCGATCGAGGATGTCAGAGGGGAGGTGAAGCAGATAGACTACCCCGAACGCGGCTCCGACGTGTGTTCGGTCGTAGGATCTGGCGACGAGCCCGACCGCGGTCGCCACCGGGATGACGAAGAAAATCGAGTGGCCGATCGCGTACCCCGAGTCGAAGATTCCGAACTGCCAGGACAGGGGTTTGTCGATGAGATCCGGGAGGACCGACGCGAACACGACGGCGAAGGCCTCGAGACCGCCGGGCGCGCTCCGATAGTAGGCGTGACAGAACAACGAGTAGGCGACGTACCCGACGATCGCGTGCTCCCACGGCCACATATTAGGAACTCACCGGGGAGAGGACTACGGTAGTTATCGCGGGCGTGCGACGCCGCACTGCGACAGTGACCGACGCTGTCGGGGGACCCATTGGTAGAACGGAGGGTCCAGTCGGCAAAAAGATTTCCGAGACGGAATCGGGTACGCCGCCGTCTCGATACCCCCGCTGCATTCGATTCGCTCGGTCTCTCTCGAGTC
Coding sequences within:
- a CDS encoding metal-dependent hydrolase; this translates as MWPWEHAIVGYVAYSLFCHAYYRSAPGGLEAFAVVFASVLPDLIDKPLSWQFGIFDSGYAIGHSIFFVIPVATAVGLVARSYDRTHVGAAFGVVYLLHLPSDILDRVVRGGYFVPEIAFWPVATVAGYERDIAFFEYFFHLLGGYTYELLSGSPSPYLLFQLSLGAFAALLWLYDGAPVAREFLSGLKQVLVRTAREVS